The Candidatus Hydrogenedentota bacterium genome includes a region encoding these proteins:
- a CDS encoding DUF494 family protein, whose product MKPSLVELVNAIIRRIQERPDATPSEKGLRSWLARQGFKKHEIDAAMKLMRPRFPDNAKQDGNPHLSVRLLSPQEEYKLSPEARNILLRLELYGMINPMEREMILDHLGHFEGEVGVDELDYLVAWMVCGGRDIGFQQTLFDLFEDKDKTLH is encoded by the coding sequence ATGAAACCGTCCCTCGTGGAATTGGTCAACGCAATCATACGCAGGATTCAGGAACGTCCCGACGCCACCCCCTCGGAAAAAGGGTTGCGATCATGGCTCGCCCGTCAAGGTTTCAAGAAACACGAAATTGACGCGGCCATGAAATTGATGCGCCCCCGGTTTCCAGACAATGCGAAGCAGGACGGCAACCCCCACCTGTCGGTTCGGCTGTTGTCGCCGCAGGAAGAATACAAACTGTCGCCGGAAGCCCGAAACATCCTTCTACGGCTTGAGTTATACGGTATGATAAATCCGATGGAACGCGAGATGATTTTGGATCATCTCGGCCATTTCGAGGGTGAAGTGGGCGTGGATGAACTCGATTATCTCGTGGCGTGGATGGTCTGCGGTGGCCGGGATATTGGATTCCAGCAGACCCTTTTTGACCTGTTTGAAGACAAAGACAAGACGTTGCACTAG
- a CDS encoding Gfo/Idh/MocA family oxidoreductase, giving the protein MKKPTLRVGIVGAGFSARFHWEAIRKVYSVDADVQGVYALDREQAAGYAAERGIRAYDSLDALLDDVDVIHCCVLVAAHEEVAVAALKQDKFAIVEKPLTGYCGDGSEGFHGDRFPKEDALRHGMASVERMLDAEAKSAGRILYAENWVYAPSVQKEREIIEKTGAQILWIHGEESHSGSHNPTYAYWKYSGGGVMIGKGCHPLTAALYLKRVEGRARDGQPIRPKSVSARTHAITRMPNFRDEGHIRRDYHDIDDFSVMHVTFEDGTLATVFASDIVLGGIHNWLEVCANNHRTLCNINPNTSMQVYNPIDANFADIYTVEKIGTKQGWTAMPADEDWSTGYPQEIEAFYRTIAFGEPLESDSRLAADSISTIYSAYVSAERGGAEMPVQTF; this is encoded by the coding sequence ATGAAAAAGCCAACTTTGCGCGTGGGCATCGTCGGCGCCGGCTTCTCGGCGCGATTTCATTGGGAAGCGATCCGCAAGGTTTACAGCGTTGACGCCGATGTGCAAGGCGTATATGCGCTCGACCGCGAACAGGCGGCCGGATATGCCGCCGAACGAGGCATCCGAGCCTACGATTCACTCGACGCCTTGCTCGACGACGTAGACGTCATTCATTGCTGCGTGCTCGTGGCCGCCCACGAGGAAGTGGCCGTTGCGGCGCTGAAGCAGGACAAGTTCGCGATAGTCGAAAAACCGTTGACGGGGTATTGCGGCGACGGATCCGAAGGCTTTCACGGCGATCGCTTCCCGAAGGAAGACGCGCTCCGGCACGGCATGGCCAGCGTCGAACGCATGCTCGACGCCGAGGCGAAGAGCGCGGGCCGAATCCTCTACGCGGAAAACTGGGTCTATGCGCCCTCTGTCCAGAAAGAACGCGAAATCATCGAAAAGACCGGCGCGCAGATCCTATGGATCCACGGCGAGGAATCGCATTCCGGATCGCACAATCCGACCTATGCCTACTGGAAATACTCCGGCGGTGGCGTGATGATCGGCAAAGGCTGCCACCCCTTGACGGCGGCCCTGTACCTGAAACGCGTCGAGGGCCGTGCGCGCGACGGACAGCCCATCCGACCGAAAAGCGTAAGCGCACGGACGCATGCCATCACACGGATGCCCAATTTCCGCGACGAGGGCCATATCCGCCGAGACTACCACGATATTGACGACTTCTCGGTGATGCACGTCACATTCGAGGATGGCACGCTTGCCACCGTATTCGCCTCCGACATCGTTCTCGGCGGCATTCACAACTGGCTCGAAGTCTGCGCGAACAACCACCGAACCCTCTGCAACATCAATCCGAACACTTCGATGCAAGTGTATAACCCGATCGACGCCAATTTCGCCGACATCTACACCGTCGAGAAAATCGGCACGAAACAGGGCTGGACCGCCATGCCCGCCGACGAGGACTGGTCCACCGGTTATCCCCAGGAAATCGAGGCGTTCTATCGGACCATCGCCTTCGGCGAGCCGCTCGAAAGCGACAGCCGGCTCGCCGCAGACAGCATCTCAACCATCTACAGCGCCTACGTCTCCGCCGAGCGCGGCGGCGCCGAAATGCCGGTACAGACATTTTGA
- the topA gene encoding type I DNA topoisomerase, translating to MAKSLVVVESPAKAKTINKILGPQYVVKASFGHVRDLPKNELGVDVEHDFTPTYQTLKESSKAVKDLRETAKKVDRILLASDPDREGEAIGWHVAELLKSFNKPIERIVFNAITKRNILEAVRQPRPIDINLVNAQQARRILDRLVGYKISPLLQFGVRKGLSAGRVQSVAVRMVCEREAEIRAFVVEEYWTLDALLETAAGEMMTARLFRIGGEKPLLPTEDAVGEVMRSLEGATYAVTAIERKDVRRNPYPPFITSTLQQEASRKLGFSPRKTMSIAQNLYEGIALGGEGLAGLITYMRTDSTRIDSEAIGEVRRYIAEAFEDGMLPEKPNFYASKRGAQDAHEAIRPTMPSRTPESIRPYLSDDQFKLYTLIWKRFVASQMTPCILDQMTIDVAAANCVFRATGSLVKFPGFTKLYEESVEDDGNGDAAQPLPAVAEGETLAMRELKPEQHFTKPPPRYTEAMLIRALEENGIGRPSTYAPTLNTIQERGYVEREKNRLKPTQLGEDVNALLIRDFPDILNINFTAHLEEDLDHVEEGRREWHDLLREFYGNFMKDLRMAQERIGRELLGGETQCPECGSPFEMREGRFGIFMACANYPKCKTTRRLSKKAEAQPTDEICDKCGAPMVIRNGRFGKFLACSTYPQCKNTHRLNAEGKKVERPKREAPVKTDQVCPTCGAFLEIRCNRTGEPFYGCEKYPKCRFTKPKELDLACPRTGCDGKLVSKRGKGRRFIGCDKYPACDFTVFGQLDLKTSCDQCGHAWTTLVKSKDKTPIRKCPVCKHEAVVLASSDASE from the coding sequence ATGGCAAAATCGCTCGTTGTGGTGGAATCGCCCGCCAAGGCGAAAACCATCAATAAAATTCTGGGGCCCCAGTACGTGGTCAAGGCCAGTTTCGGCCATGTGCGCGACCTGCCCAAAAACGAACTCGGCGTGGACGTCGAACATGATTTCACACCGACCTATCAGACCCTGAAAGAGTCTTCGAAGGCCGTCAAAGACCTGAGGGAAACGGCGAAAAAGGTGGATCGCATCCTTCTGGCCTCCGATCCCGACCGCGAGGGGGAAGCCATCGGGTGGCATGTGGCCGAATTGCTCAAGTCATTCAACAAACCCATCGAACGCATTGTGTTCAATGCCATCACGAAACGTAATATTCTCGAGGCGGTCCGGCAGCCGCGGCCCATTGATATCAATCTCGTCAATGCCCAACAGGCGCGTCGCATCCTCGACCGTCTCGTGGGCTACAAAATCAGCCCGCTGCTCCAGTTCGGCGTGCGCAAGGGACTCAGCGCGGGCCGCGTACAATCCGTCGCCGTGCGGATGGTCTGCGAACGCGAGGCCGAAATCCGGGCTTTTGTGGTGGAGGAATACTGGACGCTCGACGCCCTGCTCGAAACCGCCGCCGGCGAAATGATGACGGCGCGTCTGTTTCGGATCGGCGGCGAAAAGCCCCTATTGCCCACGGAAGACGCCGTCGGAGAAGTCATGCGGTCGCTCGAGGGCGCAACGTACGCCGTGACGGCCATCGAACGCAAGGACGTCCGCCGAAATCCCTATCCGCCCTTCATCACCAGCACGCTTCAACAGGAAGCATCGCGAAAACTGGGCTTCAGTCCGCGCAAGACAATGTCAATCGCGCAGAACCTGTACGAGGGCATCGCGCTGGGCGGCGAGGGCCTTGCCGGTCTGATTACCTACATGCGCACGGACTCGACGCGAATAGATTCGGAAGCCATCGGCGAGGTCCGCCGGTACATCGCCGAAGCCTTCGAGGACGGGATGCTTCCCGAAAAGCCCAATTTTTACGCCAGCAAACGCGGCGCCCAAGACGCACACGAAGCCATCCGGCCCACCATGCCATCGCGCACGCCGGAATCCATCCGCCCCTATCTGTCGGATGATCAGTTCAAGTTATACACCCTGATCTGGAAACGATTCGTGGCCAGCCAGATGACCCCGTGCATCCTCGATCAGATGACCATTGATGTAGCCGCGGCCAATTGCGTGTTCCGCGCCACCGGATCGCTTGTAAAATTCCCCGGCTTCACCAAACTGTACGAGGAAAGCGTCGAAGACGACGGCAACGGCGACGCCGCGCAACCGCTGCCCGCCGTGGCCGAGGGCGAAACGCTCGCCATGCGCGAATTGAAGCCGGAACAGCATTTCACCAAGCCGCCGCCGCGCTACACCGAGGCCATGCTCATCCGCGCCCTCGAGGAAAACGGCATCGGGCGCCCCAGCACCTATGCCCCGACGCTGAACACGATCCAGGAACGCGGCTACGTCGAACGCGAAAAGAACCGGCTCAAGCCGACCCAACTCGGCGAGGACGTCAATGCGCTGTTGATCCGCGATTTCCCGGACATCCTCAACATCAATTTCACGGCCCATCTCGAAGAGGATCTCGATCATGTCGAGGAAGGGCGCCGCGAATGGCACGACCTTCTGCGCGAGTTCTACGGCAACTTCATGAAGGATTTGCGCATGGCCCAGGAACGCATCGGGCGCGAATTGCTCGGCGGCGAAACGCAATGCCCCGAATGCGGATCGCCCTTCGAGATGCGCGAGGGCCGCTTTGGAATCTTCATGGCCTGCGCAAACTACCCGAAATGCAAGACGACGCGCCGCCTGTCGAAAAAGGCCGAAGCCCAACCGACGGATGAAATCTGCGACAAATGCGGGGCGCCGATGGTTATCCGCAATGGACGGTTCGGCAAGTTTCTCGCCTGCTCGACCTACCCCCAATGCAAAAATACGCATCGCCTCAACGCCGAAGGCAAAAAGGTCGAGCGTCCCAAGCGCGAAGCGCCGGTAAAAACCGATCAAGTATGTCCGACCTGCGGCGCGTTTCTGGAAATTCGCTGCAACCGGACCGGCGAGCCGTTCTACGGCTGCGAGAAATACCCCAAGTGCCGATTCACGAAACCGAAGGAACTCGACTTGGCGTGTCCGAGGACCGGTTGCGACGGCAAACTCGTGTCCAAGCGGGGAAAAGGCCGCCGCTTTATCGGATGCGACAAGTATCCGGCATGCGATTTTACCGTATTCGGCCAACTCGACCTGAAGACGTCCTGCGATCAGTGCGGCCACGCATGGACCACCCTTGTCAAGTCCAAAGACAAAACGCCGATCCGCAAATGTCCGGTGTGCAAGCATGAGGCGGTCGTTCTCGCATCAAGCGATGCGTCTGAATAG
- a CDS encoding glycerophosphodiester phosphodiesterase family protein has product MFDVNDIESVRARAPFLVAHRGGVIEADAPENSRRAIEKAADHGYAMVELDVFESRDGIPVLLHDGLYINCGICARIADLTAAELTAIRYRGSDEHIITLEEALDVCAERNLGVMLDKLGNDARPNGEMSEACLKRVKTLLRDRFLASSTVSIMDSSWRRKHLARVAMFPIPKGDVALAVAGESLAVKGEFWFGWAAELDERTVARLHALGVFLIVSINTFHYPKHAVEPLARQDIERLLALGIEGFQIDSVFEPFFPNKVKRT; this is encoded by the coding sequence ATGTTTGACGTAAATGATATAGAGAGTGTCCGTGCGCGGGCGCCGTTTCTCGTGGCCCATCGCGGCGGCGTCATCGAGGCGGACGCGCCGGAAAACTCACGGCGCGCAATCGAAAAAGCGGCGGATCACGGTTATGCGATGGTCGAACTCGACGTGTTCGAGTCGCGCGACGGCATTCCGGTGTTGCTGCACGACGGACTCTACATCAACTGCGGCATTTGCGCGCGCATCGCGGATCTCACAGCGGCGGAACTGACGGCCATCCGTTATCGCGGCAGCGATGAGCACATCATCACCCTCGAAGAGGCGCTCGATGTCTGCGCCGAACGCAATCTCGGCGTCATGCTCGACAAACTGGGCAACGACGCAAGGCCCAATGGCGAGATGTCGGAAGCGTGCCTGAAGCGCGTGAAAACGCTCCTGCGCGATCGTTTTCTGGCTTCGTCCACGGTATCCATCATGGACTCGTCCTGGCGCCGCAAACATCTCGCGCGCGTGGCCATGTTTCCCATTCCCAAGGGCGACGTCGCGCTGGCCGTGGCGGGCGAATCGCTGGCGGTCAAGGGCGAATTCTGGTTCGGCTGGGCCGCGGAACTGGACGAACGGACCGTCGCGCGCCTGCACGCGCTCGGCGTCTTCCTCATCGTATCCATCAATACGTTCCACTATCCAAAGCATGCGGTCGAGCCGCTCGCGCGGCAGGACATTGAACGCCTTCTCGCCCTAGGCATCGAGGGATTCCAGATTGACAGTGTGTTCGAGCCGTTCTTCCCGAATAAAGTGAAGCGAACATGA
- a CDS encoding ABC transporter ATP-binding protein has product MTEAALQTSLEYAVKTLNVTKEYVMGKQTLMALKGVSIEIRVGEYISIMGPSGSGKSTLFNMIGGLDKPSGGKVFIDEVDISGLDAYELAWLRCRKIGYIFQTFNLIPVMTALENCTLPMIFAGMSTQDAMDKGAELLSLVGLGDRLRHKPLELSGGQQQRVAIARSFANDPTIILADEPTGNLDLKTGKEIIELLRRLNKEKNVTIISATHDLKMLDVSDRIIWIRDGLVDKIENRAEIDIDIGSLEGEEA; this is encoded by the coding sequence ATGACGGAAGCGGCGCTGCAAACCAGTCTCGAATACGCGGTCAAGACCCTCAACGTGACCAAAGAGTATGTCATGGGAAAACAAACCCTGATGGCGCTCAAGGGGGTCAGCATCGAAATCCGCGTCGGCGAGTATATTTCAATCATGGGACCGTCCGGTTCCGGGAAATCCACGCTGTTCAACATGATCGGCGGACTCGACAAGCCTTCGGGCGGCAAGGTGTTCATTGACGAGGTGGATATTTCGGGTTTGGACGCGTATGAACTGGCGTGGCTGCGCTGCCGCAAGATCGGCTATATTTTCCAGACCTTCAACCTGATCCCGGTGATGACCGCGCTCGAAAATTGCACGTTGCCGATGATCTTCGCCGGCATGAGCACGCAGGACGCCATGGACAAGGGCGCCGAACTCCTGAGCCTGGTCGGGCTTGGCGACCGCCTGCGCCACAAGCCGCTTGAACTGTCGGGCGGCCAGCAGCAGCGTGTCGCCATCGCGCGGTCGTTCGCGAACGATCCCACGATTATTCTCGCGGACGAACCGACCGGCAATCTCGACCTGAAAACCGGCAAGGAAATCATCGAACTGCTGCGTCGGCTCAACAAGGAAAAAAATGTCACCATCATCAGCGCCACGCACGACCTGAAAATGCTCGATGTGTCGGATCGCATTATCTGGATTCGCGACGGTTTGGTGGACAAGATCGAAAACCGCGCGGAGATTGACATAGATATTGGATCGCTCGAGGGCGAAGAGGCATAG
- a CDS encoding platelet-activating factor acetylhydrolase IB subunit, producing the protein MKHVGMWRLRRVVSGLFVALFCAGAFAENAAIKPEPRPDDWWQTRHRSMNEQIAKGGVDMILIGDSITHGWEGAGKAVWDKYYAPRKAVNLGISGDRTQHVLWRLDNGNIAGISPKLAVVMIGTNNCVANTPEEIAEGIAAIVKKLRDGLPSTKILLLAVFPREEKPGELRAKLGKVNEIIARLDDGKMIRFLDIGPKFLEADGTLPKSIMPDALHPNEKGYEIWAQAIEPVVAELMGEIEKK; encoded by the coding sequence ATGAAGCACGTGGGCATGTGGCGCTTGCGCCGGGTTGTGTCGGGACTTTTCGTTGCGTTGTTCTGCGCGGGCGCGTTTGCGGAGAACGCCGCGATCAAGCCGGAACCGCGTCCCGACGATTGGTGGCAGACCCGCCACCGATCCATGAATGAACAGATCGCAAAGGGCGGGGTGGACATGATTCTCATCGGCGACTCCATCACCCATGGATGGGAAGGCGCCGGCAAGGCCGTGTGGGACAAATACTACGCGCCGCGCAAGGCCGTGAATCTCGGCATCAGCGGCGACCGGACTCAGCATGTGTTGTGGCGTTTGGACAACGGCAACATTGCCGGCATCTCGCCCAAATTGGCGGTCGTCATGATCGGCACCAATAATTGCGTCGCCAATACGCCGGAGGAAATCGCGGAAGGCATCGCGGCGATCGTGAAAAAACTACGCGATGGGCTTCCCTCCACCAAAATCCTGCTGCTGGCCGTTTTTCCGCGCGAGGAAAAGCCCGGCGAACTGCGCGCCAAACTGGGCAAGGTCAACGAAATCATCGCCCGGCTCGACGACGGCAAGATGATTCGTTTTCTCGATATCGGCCCGAAATTTCTTGAAGCGGACGGAACGCTGCCGAAATCCATCATGCCGGACGCGCTTCATCCCAATGAGAAGGGCTATGAGATTTGGGCGCAGGCCATCGAGCCGGTGGTTGCGGAACTGATGGGCGAGATTGAAAAGAAGTAA
- a CDS encoding PqqD family protein, with amino-acid sequence MLASAPCVNPAVRLTELDTGGIRMVYEKAGGLPIRVLRHLFAIPRTAELVLDGIGSRIVRQMDGKRTVQDLIRFVSGEYNLSRKEAEVALLAYLDRLGRRNLVGFTVAANMGETGRYDE; translated from the coding sequence ATGCTGGCATCGGCGCCGTGCGTCAATCCGGCCGTCCGCCTGACGGAATTGGACACGGGCGGGATCAGGATGGTATACGAGAAGGCCGGCGGGTTGCCGATTCGGGTGCTGCGGCATCTTTTTGCGATACCCCGGACGGCCGAGTTGGTGCTGGACGGCATCGGTTCGCGGATTGTGCGACAAATGGACGGCAAGCGGACCGTGCAGGATTTGATACGGTTTGTGTCCGGCGAATACAACCTGAGCCGCAAGGAAGCGGAAGTGGCGCTGCTTGCGTATCTGGACCGGTTGGGCCGCCGGAACCTGGTGGGATTTACAGTGGCTGCAAACATGGGTGAAACCGGCCGATATGACGAGTGA
- a CDS encoding ABC transporter permease, with protein sequence MTSEIKTRAGIRRQIRLPNREAFKIALRSVRIRLWRSCITMAGIVLTIAFLSSVLTSNIAAQALQPSGAQTIMETTGNRATQVWLAAISLLVCVVGITNAMLMSVTERYREIGTMKCLGALDWFVVKLFLIEAGVIGLLGSLLGAALGFMFSLLAWMAQYEHVFSAMPWRAVFARLAMAVVVGAVLSVIGAIYPARRAGKMPPADAMRTEV encoded by the coding sequence ATGACGAGTGAAATCAAGACGCGGGCGGGCATCAGGCGCCAGATCCGGCTGCCGAACCGGGAAGCCTTCAAGATTGCCCTGCGCAGCGTGCGGATACGCCTTTGGCGTTCGTGCATTACGATGGCGGGCATCGTGCTGACCATCGCGTTCCTTTCGAGTGTATTGACGTCGAATATCGCCGCGCAGGCGTTGCAGCCGTCCGGCGCCCAAACCATCATGGAGACGACCGGTAACCGCGCCACGCAGGTGTGGCTGGCCGCGATTTCGCTTCTGGTGTGCGTTGTCGGCATTACCAATGCCATGCTGATGAGCGTGACCGAGCGATACCGCGAGATCGGCACGATGAAATGCCTTGGCGCGTTGGACTGGTTCGTGGTCAAGTTGTTTCTTATCGAGGCGGGGGTGATTGGCCTGTTGGGGAGCCTGCTGGGCGCGGCGCTCGGTTTTATGTTTTCATTGCTGGCGTGGATGGCGCAATACGAGCACGTGTTTTCGGCCATGCCGTGGCGGGCGGTGTTCGCCCGGCTGGCGATGGCCGTTGTGGTCGGGGCTGTCCTGTCGGTGATTGGCGCCATTTATCCCGCGCGGCGGGCCGGCAAGATGCCCCCCGCCGACGCGATGCGAACCGAGGTGTAG
- a CDS encoding bifunctional serine/threonine-protein kinase/formylglycine-generating enzyme family protein, giving the protein MIGVTCSNCGTEILVPPTVQGKPGICFGCGAALRVPDYSNIPRLRELVFSAGDRIANRYSIEERIGQGGMGVVYRAKDTLVDEEVALKFLKPQLLRTQQGLATFIQEAQIARRLRHDNIVAVHDISWTSEGILFLSMEFLRGQSLRALLRRHRSERRLLDVRFAVHVSACILDALAHAHRTVVHRDLKPENIMILPGEHVKVLDFGLAMAIEEESARNARNGTAAGTFAYAAPEQKRGQAVDLRADLYTVGLIFYELLTLRTPIDEQIPIPNIRRDVSPSLMDILARALTLDRAERWPSASAFRRALLQAFEQSYRAAATTPSAYTPSGKASTEGMVYLEGGSFLMGNDLIVEEAPQFEAHVEPFYMDIYPVTVKQYRAFLEATGRPAPRSLEDPNYSGPNQPVVGVTWDDANAYAAWAGKRLPTEAQWEFAARGKENRPYPWGHLEPDTNHCNFRDYLSMPSIVTMHAEGRTPDGIYDMGGNVYEWTLDAFVPYKTAIEGRMEESRTPLRSVRGGCWNSPAQDIRCTHRKGLFPESRLNTVGFRCVLPAQS; this is encoded by the coding sequence ATGATTGGTGTCACCTGTTCAAATTGCGGGACGGAGATTCTCGTTCCCCCTACAGTACAAGGAAAGCCGGGCATTTGTTTCGGCTGCGGCGCCGCCTTGCGCGTGCCCGACTACTCGAATATCCCCCGGTTGAGGGAATTGGTCTTCTCGGCGGGCGACCGCATCGCGAATCGTTACAGCATCGAGGAACGCATCGGCCAGGGTGGCATGGGCGTCGTCTACCGCGCCAAGGACACGCTGGTGGACGAGGAAGTGGCGCTCAAATTCCTGAAGCCGCAATTGCTGCGGACGCAGCAGGGATTGGCGACCTTCATCCAGGAAGCCCAAATCGCGCGCCGTCTCCGGCACGACAACATCGTGGCCGTCCACGACATTTCGTGGACCAGCGAGGGGATTTTGTTCCTGTCCATGGAATTTCTACGCGGCCAGAGCCTGCGGGCGCTGCTGAGGCGGCATCGCTCCGAACGGCGGTTGCTGGATGTGCGTTTCGCGGTGCATGTCTCGGCGTGCATCCTCGATGCGCTGGCGCATGCGCACCGCACGGTCGTCCATCGCGATCTCAAGCCGGAAAACATCATGATCCTGCCCGGCGAACACGTGAAAGTCCTCGATTTCGGGCTTGCCATGGCCATCGAAGAAGAGTCGGCCCGCAATGCGCGCAACGGCACGGCGGCGGGCACCTTCGCCTACGCCGCCCCGGAACAAAAGCGGGGCCAAGCCGTGGATTTGCGGGCGGACTTGTACACGGTCGGGTTGATTTTTTATGAATTGCTGACGTTGCGAACGCCGATTGACGAACAAATACCCATCCCCAATATTCGCCGCGACGTTTCCCCTTCGCTCATGGACATTCTGGCCCGCGCCCTGACCCTTGACCGGGCGGAACGATGGCCTTCCGCGTCGGCGTTTCGCCGGGCGCTGCTGCAGGCGTTCGAGCAGTCGTACCGCGCGGCCGCGACGACGCCGTCCGCCTATACGCCGAGCGGCAAGGCCTCGACCGAGGGGATGGTCTATCTCGAAGGCGGCAGTTTTCTCATGGGCAACGATCTCATTGTGGAAGAGGCGCCGCAATTCGAGGCGCATGTCGAACCCTTTTACATGGACATTTACCCGGTCACGGTAAAACAGTACAGGGCTTTCCTGGAGGCGACCGGTCGTCCAGCGCCCCGTTCGCTCGAGGATCCCAATTACAGCGGCCCGAACCAGCCCGTTGTCGGCGTGACGTGGGACGACGCCAATGCCTATGCGGCATGGGCCGGCAAGCGCCTGCCGACCGAGGCGCAATGGGAATTCGCGGCGCGCGGCAAGGAAAACAGGCCCTATCCATGGGGACATTTGGAGCCGGACACCAACCACTGCAATTTTCGCGACTACCTCAGTATGCCGTCCATCGTCACGATGCACGCCGAAGGCCGGACGCCGGATGGCATTTATGATATGGGGGGGAACGTATACGAATGGACCCTCGACGCCTTTGTGCCCTACAAGACGGCCATCGAGGGGCGGATGGAGGAATCCAGGACTCCCCTGCGTTCGGTGCGCGGCGGATGCTGGAACAGTCCCGCGCAGGACATCCGCTGCACGCACCGCAAGGGACTCTTCCCCGAATCGCGCCTAAATACCGTCGGGTTCCGTTGCGTGCTGCCCGCGCAGTCCTGA
- a CDS encoding cohesin domain-containing protein, translating to MRQWATGRGTAVRLVLMAALAVPAVCVAAGDSASAKAKTAINIAVASREARPGKDVSVPVTLQTNGLKPAVIKMTIRFNPTYVSYVEEEDGAAAVGADKVVTAFELPSGSLNVVVAGFNDNAMNDGLLFNVVFHVSSTAPQGTIVPLTCPSGDGALSAADPLAARIDVSATAGAIEIICSGPPTPNPVAGWFDAQEGAGLTWGESAGAEAYQIYRGETSDPSVAEAITDWLPSTARQYVDTSILANLPNYCRLYYWVRARNAEECASDPGGPVDLVINEIPDAPTGLTATRGHSDGVLLMWNGVPNGAEYRIYRSNNSDPATRQPISDWMPATFSFMDTTTPAAQYGIAAGCSGRLVLDFFQYTYWVAARHANGCESDLSEPAQGFRGLPESEAAGLLPERGNLVACAATCALLMFLHRVRKNRRA from the coding sequence ATGAGGCAATGGGCAACGGGCCGGGGGACGGCCGTGCGGCTGGTTTTGATGGCGGCGCTGGCCGTTCCGGCCGTCTGTGTCGCCGCCGGCGATTCGGCATCGGCCAAAGCGAAGACGGCCATCAATATCGCCGTCGCTTCGCGCGAGGCCCGTCCGGGGAAAGATGTATCGGTGCCCGTTACGCTTCAGACCAATGGACTGAAGCCCGCCGTAATCAAAATGACGATTCGATTCAATCCCACCTATGTGTCCTATGTAGAGGAGGAAGACGGCGCCGCGGCCGTGGGCGCCGACAAGGTGGTGACGGCCTTCGAACTTCCTTCCGGTTCGTTGAACGTGGTTGTGGCCGGTTTCAATGACAACGCCATGAATGACGGTCTTCTATTCAATGTCGTCTTTCATGTGTCGAGCACCGCTCCGCAAGGCACAATCGTGCCGTTGACCTGTCCCAGTGGAGACGGGGCGCTTTCCGCCGCAGACCCGTTGGCGGCCAGGATCGACGTGTCCGCGACAGCCGGCGCCATCGAGATTATCTGCAGCGGACCGCCGACCCCCAATCCCGTCGCGGGGTGGTTCGACGCGCAGGAAGGCGCCGGGTTGACATGGGGCGAATCGGCCGGCGCCGAAGCCTACCAAATCTATCGCGGGGAAACGAGTGACCCGTCCGTGGCCGAGGCTATCACCGATTGGTTGCCGTCCACCGCCCGGCAATATGTGGACACTTCCATTTTGGCGAATCTTCCGAATTATTGCCGCCTGTACTACTGGGTGCGCGCGCGCAACGCCGAGGAATGCGCCAGCGATCCCGGCGGACCGGTGGACTTGGTCATCAACGAGATTCCGGATGCGCCGACCGGCCTGACCGCCACGCGGGGACACAGCGACGGCGTCCTGCTGATGTGGAACGGCGTGCCCAATGGCGCCGAGTACCGGATTTACCGCAGCAACAACAGCGATCCCGCCACGCGCCAGCCCATCTCGGATTGGATGCCGGCCACGTTTTCTTTCATGGACACGACAACGCCCGCGGCCCAGTACGGGATTGCCGCCGGTTGTTCGGGACGGCTCGTCCTCGATTTCTTCCAATACACCTACTGGGTCGCCGCCCGACATGCCAACGGCTGCGAAAGCGATCTAAGCGAACCGGCCCAAGGATTCCGCGGCCTGCCGGAATCCGAAGCCGCGGGCCTCCTGCCCGAACGGGGCAACCTTGTAGCATGCGCGGCAACATGCGCCCTGCTCATGTTCCTGCACCGTGTGAGAAAAAACCGGCGCGCCTGA